From one Microbacter margulisiae genomic stretch:
- a CDS encoding DUF4382 domain-containing protein gives MKTVKFFIILIGVVTLFACNTTKTPSSPQSVSFLLTDAPALQGFQLNFTKVNVQITEIDYVTADSSITKVTSFVPGIYDLKSLMNGDSTLLSQIILPNNTAIKQVRLVLGSDNTVTLADGTTHALTIPSGQQSGIKINVDSTVPSSGDYSIMIDFNIGRSIFQNGNGVYLLKPVLRAFVVEATSNIKGNISPSDLPTKVFVINGTDTISTISDTTKNNYFQLSGFTAGSYTVQFMPMDTTVVTKTATADVSFGSDTNLGTVVVK, from the coding sequence ATGAAAACAGTAAAATTTTTTATTATATTGATTGGAGTAGTGACTTTGTTCGCATGTAACACTACGAAAACTCCAAGTTCACCACAATCGGTATCATTTCTGCTGACAGATGCTCCGGCTCTGCAGGGATTTCAGTTAAACTTTACGAAGGTAAATGTTCAAATTACCGAAATTGACTATGTAACCGCTGATTCGTCTATTACAAAAGTAACTTCGTTTGTCCCTGGGATTTATGATTTGAAATCCTTAATGAATGGTGATAGCACTCTATTGTCACAAATCATATTACCCAATAATACAGCGATTAAGCAGGTGCGATTAGTCTTAGGAAGTGATAACACCGTTACACTGGCCGATGGCACTACGCATGCATTAACTATTCCAAGCGGACAACAATCGGGGATTAAGATTAATGTGGATTCTACAGTTCCCTCTTCAGGCGATTATTCCATTATGATTGACTTTAACATTGGACGATCCATATTTCAAAATGGGAATGGAGTATACCTGTTAAAACCTGTTCTGCGGGCCTTTGTAGTAGAAGCCACTTCTAATATTAAAGGAAATATTTCGCCTTCTGATTTACCGACAAAAGTGTTCGTCATCAACGGAACAGACACTATATCAACTATTTCTGACACAACCAAAAATAATTATTTCCAACTTTCCGGATTTACAGCAGGCAGTTACACGGTACAATTCATGCCGATGGATACGACAGTGGTTACAAAAACAGCCACAGCCGATGTATCATTTGGAAGCGATACAAATTTGGGCACGGTAGTTGTAAAATAA